The following are encoded together in the Kwoniella europaea PYCC6329 chromosome 1, complete sequence genome:
- a CDS encoding ribosomal protein S6 has protein sequence MPLYELFCIAVHNPTSSVNLRSVINSLSNQIHSTGGVVRDMKKLGINLTLPQRMRRMRQYHERGDHFTMTFDTSPIVLKRLDETLRRDPSIIRWTLLKKATKVKDLNKLLNSSIESHGIEPRQVEM, from the exons ATGCCACTATACGAGCTATTCTGCATAGCAGTACATAACCCCACCTCCTCG GTCAACTTGCGATCGGTCATCAACTCTTTATCTAATCAGATACATTCAACCGGAGGAGTAGTAAGGGATATGAAGAAGCTGGGTATTAATCTGACTTTACCTCAGAGGATGAGGCGGATGAGGCAGTATCATgagagaggaga CCACTTTACAATGACTTTCGATACTTCTCCTATCGTACTTAAGAGGTTGGACGAAACTCTTCGAAGGGATCCTTCGATCATCCGATGGACGTTATTGAAGAAAGCTACTAAAGT GAAAGATCTTAATAAACTTTTGAATTCATCTATCGAATCGCACGGTATCGAACCGAGACAAGTGGAGATGTAA
- a CDS encoding 6-phosphogluconolactonase — MPQSSAPPVLYSFDDTNHLQSSLANFILKAQTDAIQHRGVFTIALSGGSLPNNLKPLVDIKEIQWDKWQVFFADERIVPLDHPESNYAACSKAFLDLVPIKKEQIHTLNTELFREQTRIDPTAEIKKEEEDEAENEAVEIADDYEKQLVNTFAGANAARYPTFDLILLGMGPDGHTCSLFPGHELLSENDRWVAEIQDSPKPPKRRITFTYQVLNHAFRCAFVASGEGKQDMLSTILDKPEEGLPCSRVRPTSPGLVFWFVDHAASGKVQYPKTEYKWIQKATDDDLITTERKRLKEEMDAAVEAADH, encoded by the exons ATGCCTCAATCATCCGCTCCACCCGTTCTGTACTCATTCGACGATACCAACCACCTCCAATCATCTTTAGCGAATTTCATTCTCAAAGCGCAAACCGATGCTATCCAACATCGAGGTGTATTTACCATTGCCCTTTCAGGTGGTTCATTGCCAAACAATCTTAAACCCTTAGTTGATATAAAAGAAATTCAATGGGATAAATGGCAAGTATTCTTTGCAGACGAACGAATCGTTCCTTTAGATCATCCCGAATCAAATTATGCTGCGTGCTCAAAAGCTTTCTTGGACCTGGTACCGATAAAGAAAGAACAGATCCATACGCTCAACACCGAATTGTTCAGGGAACAAACGAGGATTGACCCCACGGCAGAAATCaaaaaggaggaagaggatgaagctgagaatgaaGCTGTAGAAATTGCAGATGATTATGAAAAACAACTTGTCAACACATTTGCTGGAGCGAACGCTGCCCGATATCCAAcattcgatttgatcttaTTGGGGATGGGTCCAGATGGTCATACATGTAGTTTGTTCCCTGGACATGAGCTTTTGTCGGAGAACGATAGATGGGTGGCGGAAATTCAAGATAGTCCGAAACCACCCAAGAGGAGGATTACTTTTAC CTATCAAGTCCTCAACCACGCTTTCAGATGCGCCTTCGTAGCTTCAGGAGAAGGTAAACAAGATATGTTGTCTACCATTTTGGATAAACCTGAAGAGGGATTACCATGTTCGAGGGTTAGACCTACCTC CCCCGGTCTCGTATTTTGGTTCGTAGACCACGCAGCCTCAGGAAAAGTACAATACCCCAAAACCGAATATAAATGGATCCAAAAAGCTACTGATGACGATCTGATCACTAccgagaggaagaggttgaaggaggagatggacGCTGCTGTCGAAGCGGCTGATCATTAG